From the genome of Vibrio porteresiae DSM 19223, one region includes:
- a CDS encoding Rrf2 family transcriptional regulator: MAADNTQFSIAVHVLVGIAKYKYVNTVQLAQSVNTNPIFIKRIVGKLAKNGLLISSRGRNGGNCLVREAKDISLLDVYRAVNAPTLFAIHQYEKVASCSISSNIQQVLTDIRSDLQNEVEQKLVQISIQDMLDDINLRKQHLKAE, translated from the coding sequence GTGGCAGCTGACAACACCCAGTTTTCGATTGCAGTACATGTTTTGGTGGGAATCGCCAAATACAAGTATGTCAATACAGTCCAATTGGCACAAAGCGTGAATACCAATCCGATCTTTATTAAGAGGATTGTTGGAAAACTGGCTAAAAATGGATTGCTGATTTCATCACGTGGACGTAATGGCGGTAACTGTCTGGTACGTGAGGCAAAGGACATTTCGTTGCTTGATGTCTATCGAGCCGTCAATGCGCCTACCTTATTTGCGATTCATCAATACGAAAAGGTGGCTTCATGTTCTATTAGTTCAAATATTCAGCAAGTGTTAACAGATATTCGCAGCGATCTTCAAAACGAAGTAGAACAAAAACTGGTTCAAATCAGTATTCAAGACATGTTGGATGACATCAATTTAAGAAAACAGCACTTAAAAGCGGAGTAA